A genomic region of Rhipicephalus sanguineus isolate Rsan-2018 chromosome 1, BIME_Rsan_1.4, whole genome shotgun sequence contains the following coding sequences:
- the LOC119382381 gene encoding uncharacterized protein LOC119382381: MRSDAMTATASIVNAALLAAVILLPALGQPARQGKPADEYYDEETYYDEKAADGSADFADDLTYAQYDQVTVKASPASSSSSQHETKTPKKAALKVPAKVPAKVPAKISAKVPAKIPFNAPTNVVPANVPAKLPAKAPAKVPVKVPTKVPVDVPVNTSTTVSSTSSLSGNITMPSTRSVLSAMQQLLAKSSKTTSPNERNWSKHREHH; this comes from the exons ATGAGGAGCGACGCGATGACCGCAACTGCGTCCATCGTGAACG CTGCCCTGCTCGCCGCCGTCATTCTGCTGCCTGCGCTCGGCCAGCCAGCTCGCCAGGGGAAGCCCGCCGACGAGTATTACGACGAGGAGACCTACTACGATGAAAAGGCCGCCGACGGTTCCGCCGATTTCGCCGATGACCTCACATACGCGCAGTACGACCAGG TGACTGTCAAGGCGAGTCCGGCGAGCAGCAGCTCATCACAACACGAAACCAAAACCCCGAAGAAGGCTGCATTAAAGGTGCCGGCCAAGGTTCCTGCCAAGGTTCCAGCCAAGATTTCGGCCAAGGTCCCGGCGAAGATCCCGTTCAATGCCCCAACTAATGTGGTGCCAGCCAATGTCCCCGCCAAGCTCCCGGCTAAGGCCCCAGCCAAGGTTCCGGTCAAAGTTCCGACTAAAGTCCCGGTGGATGTGCCGGTCAACACATCGACCACCGTCTCGTCGACGTCTTCTCTCAGTGGCAACATAACTATGCCCAGCACGCGGAGCGTACTCTCCGCCATGCAGCAACTTCTCGCCAAGTCTAGCAAAACGACATCGCCCAACGAGAGAAATTGGAGTAAGCATCGTGAACATCACTAA